The following DNA comes from Methanomassiliicoccales archaeon LGM-DZ1.
CTGTGCGCAGGGGTGCCGAGGCCTCCGGACTGGTACGGGTCGTGCAGGACATCTCCCAGAAGCGCTCCCGAATGGGTGCCGGTGGCATCCACGAAGGGGGGTTTCTCGCCGGCGTCGTGGCCCACGAGGAGCTTCGGCGCGTTGTTGATATCGTTCCTGGGCGCCATGGGGTTCCTGGCGAACAGGAGGATGATCATGACCGCGAAAAGCGAGATGAAGAGGATGTAGTAGTTCGCGAACATCAGGGTCCCGAGCAGACCGAGGATGACGATCGCGGCGCATGCGTAGAGGTGCGAGGTCTTCTTCTGATTGTCGTGGGCGGATGCCGCCGCTTTCTGCTGCTGGACGATCTGCTTCCCGCGGCCGGCGGGGAACACCCTGATGCGGGGCTCGTTCTCGTCCTCCGGATTGGCGTATGCCACGATGTCCTGGAGCTCGTCCTTGGGCAGGTACTCGGTCATCGAGTTGGCCAGCATCGACTTCCCGGTGCCGGGCTCTCCGATCAGCATCATGTGCCTCTTCTGGGCGGCCGCCTTCTTCATGACCTCGACCGCCCTGTCCTGTCCGATGACCCTGTCGGCCATCTTGTCGGGGATGGGAATGTCCTTCGTGCTCGCGAAGGTCTGCTTCTCGATCCATTCCTCTACCGGGACGTCGGCCAGGACCGGATCCTTCTCGTCCCTGCTCTCGATGGCATCTCCGCCGTCTTCCGCGCGGAAGGTGCCGAATCCATCATTGTTTCTTCCAGCCATTTCACTCACCCTTCTTCGCGATTGTGATCAGCACATAGACCAGTATCAGGCATATGAGCCCCATGACTATCCACGGGGCGATGTTCATGATCGTGTCGGCAAGAGAATCCTCCGCCGGCCACGTGTAGCCGCTGTCGCTGAGCTGCAGTGCATAGAACGGGTAGTACGCTGTGTTGTAATCGCTGTAGAACGCGAACGGCTGGTGGGACTGGCTGAATGTCGCCCCGTCCACCTTGTCGTAGGCCCCGCAGCAGAGGTAAGCCTTCTTGTCGTCTCCCGTGGAATCGAAAGTGATGTCGACGCCGTACACCTTGGATCCGTCGACGATGACCTCGTTCCACGCGTGATAGCCGTTGTCGGACGACTGGGCTCCCAGTCCGATGACGTTTATGACGCTTATGCCGGAGGCCCTCGCCAGGAGTGTGAACGCGTTCGAATACCCGTCGCAGACGACCACGTACCTGTTCTCGTCCGTGTTCTTGATGAGGAACGCTCCCACGACCGTATGGTCATATGCCCACTCATTGTCCTTGTCGACGTTGGGATCGTAGCGGTAGATCGATGCCGAGGTCAGATGGAAATTGATCTTCTCGATCTTGGTCAGGGTCGTGTCCGAGGACGAGAACCCGAAGCCGTCCGATATCTCTGTGACCCTGGCCTCGATAGCGGTGATGACATCCGAATAGGAACTGTACGTGGTCCCCGATGCCGAGCTGAGAGCTGTGAGAGTATAGTCGCTGAGGGCGTTTATCGTGAACGTCAGGCTCGAAGTGCTCGTGATCTCGATGGTGCTTCCTGTGGTGCTCTGGTAACCGGCATTGACCCCCCACACCCAGAAGGCATACGGGTCATCGAGCTGCGTCGCATTGGCAGCGGTCAGGACCGCCGTGTACGCCTGGTCCTCCGAGGAATAGGACACGCCGCTCACGGTCACAGTGAACTTCCCCGACGATTCGTCATAGCCGTTGCCGCTGGCGCTCTTCAGATCCTCCATCGCCTCGTAGATTTTCTTCTCGCTGTCATTGAGCTGGCTGTAGTAATAGCTGGCCGTGTCCCCCGAATATGCGGAGTCGGCATCCGAGTCGGCGGCCCAGAACGCCGCCGCGGGAGAGACCAGTACGATGGCCGCCGCGAGGATAACGACCAATACGTGTTTGTTCATCGGCAGTCCCAATCCTCTTCTCTTATTTAATAACGATAATAAATACGGGAACCGGAGGCGCCGCATGACAGCGGCGAAAACGCCTTAACGCGATTTCGGATGGGGGAACACATGAAGTTCGGCGACCTAGACATACCGGAGGAGCTCAAGGGGCTGCTGGAGGCCCAGGGTTTCTCCGAGATGTACCCCCCGCAGGCCGAGGCCATCCCCAAGGCGCTCTCCGGGAGGAATCTGGTCGCCGCCGTTCCCACCGCCTCCGGGAAATCGCTGATCGGTTTCATACCGGCGCTGACCTCGGTCCTGCGGGACCGCTGCCGCGTCCTCTACATCGTCCCGCTGAAGGCGCTGGCCTCCGAGAAGAGGGACGACCTCGCGAAATTCTCTGATCTGGGTATCCGCACGGTGTCAGCCACCGGCGACCCCGACAGGGACGAGGACATAGGGAACGCCGACATAGTCATCGCCACCTCCGAGAAGGCGGACTCCCTCATCCGCCACGGGAACCGCTGGCTCGACGGCCTGGGTCTGCTGATCGCGGACGAGGTGCACATGATACACGACCCGGGGAGGGGGCCCACCCTGGAGGTCGCCATGACCAAGCTGATGCTCAGGAACCCCCGCCTGCAGGTCATCGCGCTGTCCGCCACCGTCTCCAACGCCGAGGACCTCGCCCGCTGGCTGGATGCCGACCTGGTCAAGTCCGATTGGAGGCCGACGAAGCTGAGGGAAGGGGTGTACTTCAACGGGGAGATCGTCTTCGACGACGCTTCCTCCGTCCAGGTCCCCCCAGAGAAGGACGAGATGTGGGGCCTGATCAAGCAGACCGTGCAGGAAGGCGGCCAGGCGATGGTCTTCGTGAACTCCCGCAGGTCCGCCGAATCGCTCGCCTCCAAGTACGCCAAGCGCATGCTGGCACTTACAGGATCGAGCATCACCAAGGCAGAGCGCACGGTGCTCGAGGGCGGGGCGGAGACCACCGCGGTCGGGACCAAGCTGGCGGAGTGCGTCTCCTGCGGGATAGCCTTCCACCATGCCGGCCTCGCCTACGGTCAGAGGCGGGCGGTGGAGGACGGGTTCCGCGGCCGGAGGATCAAGTGCATCGTCGCCACCCCGACGCTCGCCGCTGGGATCAACCTTCCAGCCAGGAGGGTCATCGTCAGGGACACCTCCCGTTTCGAGGCCAACGCCGGCAGCGTCCCCATACCGGTGATGGAGATCAAGCAGATGTGCGGGCGCGCAGGGCGCCCGGGCTACGACCCCTGGGGGGAGGCCGTGCTGATCGCCAAATCCTACGAGGACTACGAGCACCTGATGGATGATTACGTCTGCCACGACACCGAGAGGATCACTTCCAAGCTGGGGAACGAGGCGGCGCTGAGGTCTCACATCCTGGGGCTCATCGCCACGGGGGATGCCGGGTCCGAGGACAGCATAAAGACCTTCCTCGAGTCCACTTTCTTCGGCTCCACGAGCCAGATGTACGGCGTGGAGCAGCTGATCTCCAATGTCGTGGACTTCTTGGACGAGAACGGGATGGTGGAGACCGCAGGCGACAGCATCCGCATCCTCCCGTTCGGGAAGAGGGCGTCGGACCTCTACATCGACCCCTGGACGGCTGTCATACTGAAGAAGGCGGTCCTGAAGATGGACTCCTCCGCCGACGAGCTGCAGATCATGCAGGCGATCGCCTGCACACCCGACATCATGGGGATGTACCCGAAGAAAGGCGACAGGGACATGCTCGAGTCGATCGACGCCGAGTACGACGGCGACTGGCTCTGCACTATAGAAGACGAGTGCGGGACGGACGACGGGGACGTCGCCTGGGACAATCATATGTCAGACCTCAAGACAGCAGTCCTCCTGAGGGATTGGATAGAGGAGAGGCCGGAGGAGTCCATCACCGAGGGGCTCGGGGTCGGCCCCGGCGACATCCGCTCGCGCGTGGACTCGGCGGACTGGATCCTCTATGCCATGAACGAGGTGGCCATGATCTTCAACCCGGACGCCTCCGGGATGATCAAGCCCCTGCTAACCAGGATGCGCTACGGTGTGAAGGAGGAGCTGATCCCCCTGGTCTCCCTGCGCGGCATCGGCAGGGCGAGGGCGAGGACCCTCTACAATGCCGGGCTGAGGACTCGCGGCGATATAGCCAGAGCAGATGAGTCCGAGATAGCGTCACTCCCCAAGATCGGCCCGTTCCTGGCCGGGAGCCTCAAGGACCAGGTCGGCCGCGAGGCGCCCGAGGTCTCCGCGCCCGGGGACGATGCACCTCCGCAGGAAGACGACGAGGAGACCGATTACATGCTCGAGAAGATGGCCGCGGAGGAAGAAGAGAAGACCGGCTCCGGGCAGAAGAAGCTAGACATGTACTGATCCACGGCATGAATCTGACGGTGCATAACGGTCCGCGATGTGCCTGATATCTTACGTCTGGCACATCGATGGAGGACCATTCCGCGCATCAGGCAGCATCATGCGGAGCCGGGATGCCTCACGGCCTCCTGCAGCTTGCTTTCGGTGTCTATGAGGGACTTCCAGCGCTCAACGATGCCCCGGATCTCCTCCATGTCCCTGTGCTCCATGTAGATGCCTCCGAGGGTCCCCTCGACGGCCGTGGCGACGTGCTTGTGGGGCCTGTCCTCGTTGGCTGACCCTTTCGGCTCCCATCCGTAGTCCCTCGGGAAGTTCGGGTCCTTCCTGTCGTAGTACATGAACCCCAGGATCCCGTAGTGCCTGCCGATGACCTTCGTCAGGACCTCATCGGTCTCGTACCTCTGCCTGGCCTTCGAGAGCTGCTCCTCCCTATCCATGAGCATAAGCGTCAGCATGAACTTCAGGAGCGAGTCCCCCAGGGTCGCGAGGTCAGAGTTGTCGGACCCGTGTCCGGGGACGTTCATGTCCGTGTACTTCTTGTACGACCCGTCGGTGAGCCCGCGTTTCACCCAGGGCAGGTTCTCCCGGTCCTCCAGAGCCTCAGCGAATGCATCTTCCGCCATCGTTCACCATCGTCCAAGGCCCCGGCCATGCCGGCGCCGCTGTCTGAAGGAATGACAGTTCCCCCCTTTATGGTCTCTGCGCATACCCAGACAGCAGAAAAACGTACCTGTCTCAGCATGCTGAACGGGAGAATCCGGGGCCGGGGGCCCCGGTAAGCACGTTCAGTCCTCGGCGAGGATACGCTCGACATCCTCGACGGAGTTCTGGCAGGGTATGGGCTTGGGGACGTTGGCGAGGATGGTATCGGGGTCCTTCAGGCCGTTGCCGGTGCAGATGCAGGCGACGGTCTCGTCCTTCTCGATGATGCCCATCTCGCGGAGCTTCTTGAGGCCGGCCACGGACGCGGCCGAAGCGGGCTCCACGCAGATGCCCTCTTTCCTGCCGAGGAGCTGCTGAGCGGCGATGATCTCGTCGTCGGTGACGGTGGCGCAGTATCCCTTGGTGTCGTAGATGGCCTTGAGCGCCTTCTGCCCGGACACGGGGTTCCCGATCCTGATGGCGGTGGCGACGGTCTCAGGGCTGCCGACGGGCACGAACTCGGTCGCACCCTCCGCGAAGGCGTTGGCCACGGGCGCGGCGCCGGCGGCCTGGATGCCGGTCAGCTTGGGGACCTTGTCGATCCATCCGAGCTCCTTGAGTTCCATGCAGGCCTTGTAGACCGCCCAGATGTTGGCGGCGTTGCCGACGGGCAGGATGACCCTGTCGGGCATCTCGAAGCCCAGCTGGTCCCAGATCTCGAACATGACGGACTTCTGGCCTTCGGGCCTGTAGGGGTTGATGGAGTTGAGGAGGTACAGTTTCCTCTCGTCGGCCATCTTCCTCGCGAGTGCCAGCGCGTCGTCGAAGTTGCCGTCGACGGACAGCACCTTGGCCCCGAAGAACAGGGCCTGCGCCAGCTTGCCCATGGCGACCTTGCCGGAGGGGAGGAACACGGCGCATTTCATGCCGGCCTTGGACGCATATGCGGAGAGGGCGGCGGAGGTGTTCCCGGTGGAAGCGCATCCGACGACCTTGGCGCCGAGCTCCTTGGCGTGGGACACGCCCACGGTCATGCCGCGGTCCTTGAAGGACCCGGTCGGGTTGAGCCCCTCGAACTTGACGTAGGCGTTGGGGACGTCGACGGCCGCCCCGAGGGCCTCGGTCTTGTACAGGGGGGTCCCGCCCTCCTGGATGGAGACCTTGTGGGCCTCGTCGACGGGCATGAAGTCGGCGTACCTCCAGACCCCCAGGGGCTTCTGCCTGAGGTCCTCGGGGTTCTTCTCCGATGCCTTGGACAGGTCGATCCTGATGGTCAGGAGGCCGCCGCACTTGGGGCACAGGTTCACATACGGGTCCTTGACCTCGTTTCCGCACTTCCAGCAAACAACTTTGTGTTCTACCATTTCAAATCCTCCTGCATCCGCTGCCGCAGACAGTTACCCAGACGTCCACTTTCATTCCCGCATCGCGGTAAACGTTCTTTATCGCATCGGCGATCCTGTCGCCGAGCTGCTTCCCTTTCTTGAGGTCGTAGAAGGCCATGATCGCGGGCCCGGAGCCTCCCATGAAGGAGACGATGGCCCCGGCGTCCGTGGCGGCCTTCTCGGCCTCGGCCAGGTGGGGCACCAGGTGCTTCCTGGCCGGTTCGAAGACAGCGTCCTTTACGGACCGTCCGATCAGGCCGAGGTCCCCTGTCATCATCGCATACACCATGGCCGCCGAGTGCCCCGTGTGGAAGACGAGGTCCTTCACCGGGACCTCCTTCGGGAGCACTTTCCTCGCATCGGCGGTGGCCACCATGACGTCGGGCAGGGCGACGACCAGTCCCAGGTCCTTCGGGGGCTCTATGCGGAGCACCTCGAAAGGCTCGTAGGAGGGGATGACCGTGAACCCTCCGAGGATGCACGGGGCCACGTTGTCGCAGTGGACGGCGCCGGAAGTGTATTTCTCCGACTGGGCCGCGCACATGATGAGCTGGTCCTTGGGCATCTTCTCCCCGGTCATGACGTAGGCGAGGTACGCCCCGCCTGCCGCCGATGCCCCGGAGGAGCCGATGCCCGAGCAGGGCCTGATGCCCTTGTGGATCTTCACCTCTATCCCGAAGTCGGCGTGCATGGCGTCGAGGACGGCCTTCGCGGCGATCGTGACGGAGTTCTTCTCCGGGTCGCGGGTGATCCCCTCGGAGCCGGGCCCGTCGATCCCGCTGATGACGAGGCCGGAAGGTATCTTCCTCCCTTCGATGATGTCCGCGGGCTCATGAATAGCGAGCCCGAATATGTCGAAGCCCGCCCCTATGTTCGAGGTCGTGGCCGGCGCGGATATCCTGATCCATTCGTCGCTGTTTTCCATCGGCGCCTCCATCGTCTTCCCTTATTAAGAAGTAACATCGTCCGGGCGCGTCCCACGTACAGAACAGAGCATCGGGAAAAGGGTTCCGTGAAGGGAATGCGGGCGATGGTTTAAAGGCAGGCCCGTGTGTTGCGGGCAGCATGGAAGTCTCGGTCATAGGGCTCAGGGGCGCATCGTTCGCCGGCGCCGCGGAGTGGTTCCGCTCCCGGGGGCTGGAGGCCGTCCTGCTTGAACCGTCTATGGTGTGCGGGAGGGACCACTGCGTCTCGGCGGCCATGCATGCCGAGCGCGCGTTCTCCGAGGGCAGGAACCGCTCGAGGACGATGGCGACCGAGACGGTCATGTACGCCGCCGCCGAGAGGCAGATCGGGAAGGCACTGGAGAAGATGAGGCCGAAGGGAAGCGACATGGTCGCCGTCGTCCTGGGCTCCCGGGACCCGGACATCTCGGGGCTCGGCGCGGAGGAGGACGACTCCCTGTTCGCGCCTTCGGAGGAGAAAGCGAGGAACCTGGGGGCGGAGCTCTTCCCCGGGGTTCCGCCCGAGGACTGCGTCCTGGAGGCGGTGGCCTCGGTGGACCTCATGAAGCAATGATTCCCTTTAAATCGGCATAAACGGTAAGGATATCCGGGAAGGGATGCCGCAGATGGGCATAGGCAAGATACTGGACAGCACCAAGAAGGCCTTCGACAAGGCGGTCGGCAAGGCAGTGGACGGAGTCGACGCCGTCTACAACGCGGTCGTGGACGCCGTCTCCCCCGATAACGGGAAGGGGGAGACCGCCGGGAAGGTCTCGAGAGCCTCGCACTACATGGAGACCGGGGACGACTGCTGGTACGGCCGCGGGAGGGCCGAGGACCGCTCGAAGGCGGCGGAATGGTACATCGATGCCTGCGCGCTGATCGACATGGACCGCAGGGGGCTCGCTGCCTCCGAGAGCAGTACCGGGTTCAAGGAGAGGATCGGGAGCCCCGCCTTCGTCAAGAAGGCAGGCGATATGTTCGCAGAGGGCGACGGGGTGAGGAAGGACCCCGAGGTCGCCATGGTCCTCTATGCGAAAGCGTACAGCTCGGGATGTGCGGAGGCAGGCGAGGCCGCCAGGGACCTCAAGGCGAGCATGGGCTGGGAGCAGCAGGATGCCGGCCGGGCCCCGAGCCGGCCCTAAACTAGATGGATTAATTATCCATTTGTGTTAGAACAAACAAAAATACGAACATATTCGCGATTAAAGCGAATAATTTAAATAATATCGCTCTAGTTTAGTATTGGCTTTCTTCTAAGCCATTACCACTCTGCCTCTCCTTGCCGGGAGAGGCCACACACTTGTTTGCTGTTTTATGTTCATTGCCGCGAACGCCCGTTCCGCGCATGCGCCCCTGCACATATCCTGAAGAATAACGCATCCGCAGACCGTCCGCCGAGGGCCGTCCGGGCCGATGCCGGCAGCATCGCCCTATCGCAAGAGACAGAGAAAAGTCTTGCATCGGATGGCACAAGATTATAGGGGAAAACCCGGGACCGGGGCCCCGGTAAGATGTTTCAGTCGGAAGTTCACTCCTTCGCAGGCACGAACTTGTAGCCGTAGTGGATGATGCCGGCGGCGCCGTCCTCGTTGAGCTTCCTCATGACGGCGCGGACGCGCATGCCGATCTTGATATCGGCGGGATCCACGTCGACCAGCTGGGCCTCGATGAACACCCCGTCGTCGTTCTTCACCATAGCGACGGCGTAAGGCATCTGCCTCTCGTTGAACCCGGACGCCTCGTGGACGATGGAGAAGGAATAGACCTCCCCGGTCCTCTTGAGGGCGAAGGGCTGCATCTGCCCGGCGGACGCGCGCCTGCAGTAGGGGCAGAACGCCCTGGCCGGGAAGTAGATCCTCCCGCACTTGCCGCATTTGGTCCCGATCAGGTTGTACCTTCCCGGGATCTCACGCCATTCCTTGGCGGAAACCATTGCCATCAGATCGCCTCCAGTATGGAAACGGCCACAGCGGAGCCTGTTCCTCCGGCGGACTGCGCCAGGCCGTACTTCGCATCCT
Coding sequences within:
- a CDS encoding DEAD/DEAH box helicase encodes the protein MKFGDLDIPEELKGLLEAQGFSEMYPPQAEAIPKALSGRNLVAAVPTASGKSLIGFIPALTSVLRDRCRVLYIVPLKALASEKRDDLAKFSDLGIRTVSATGDPDRDEDIGNADIVIATSEKADSLIRHGNRWLDGLGLLIADEVHMIHDPGRGPTLEVAMTKLMLRNPRLQVIALSATVSNAEDLARWLDADLVKSDWRPTKLREGVYFNGEIVFDDASSVQVPPEKDEMWGLIKQTVQEGGQAMVFVNSRRSAESLASKYAKRMLALTGSSITKAERTVLEGGAETTAVGTKLAECVSCGIAFHHAGLAYGQRRAVEDGFRGRRIKCIVATPTLAAGINLPARRVIVRDTSRFEANAGSVPIPVMEIKQMCGRAGRPGYDPWGEAVLIAKSYEDYEHLMDDYVCHDTERITSKLGNEAALRSHILGLIATGDAGSEDSIKTFLESTFFGSTSQMYGVEQLISNVVDFLDENGMVETAGDSIRILPFGKRASDLYIDPWTAVILKKAVLKMDSSADELQIMQAIACTPDIMGMYPKKGDRDMLESIDAEYDGDWLCTIEDECGTDDGDVAWDNHMSDLKTAVLLRDWIEERPEESITEGLGVGPGDIRSRVDSADWILYAMNEVAMIFNPDASGMIKPLLTRMRYGVKEELIPLVSLRGIGRARARTLYNAGLRTRGDIARADESEIASLPKIGPFLAGSLKDQVGREAPEVSAPGDDAPPQEDDEETDYMLEKMAAEEEEKTGSGQKKLDMY
- a CDS encoding ribonuclease III domain-containing protein — protein: MAEDAFAEALEDRENLPWVKRGLTDGSYKKYTDMNVPGHGSDNSDLATLGDSLLKFMLTLMLMDREEQLSKARQRYETDEVLTKVIGRHYGILGFMYYDRKDPNFPRDYGWEPKGSANEDRPHKHVATAVEGTLGGIYMEHRDMEEIRGIVERWKSLIDTESKLQEAVRHPGSA
- the thrC gene encoding threonine synthase — its product is MVEHKVVCWKCGNEVKDPYVNLCPKCGGLLTIRIDLSKASEKNPEDLRQKPLGVWRYADFMPVDEAHKVSIQEGGTPLYKTEALGAAVDVPNAYVKFEGLNPTGSFKDRGMTVGVSHAKELGAKVVGCASTGNTSAALSAYASKAGMKCAVFLPSGKVAMGKLAQALFFGAKVLSVDGNFDDALALARKMADERKLYLLNSINPYRPEGQKSVMFEIWDQLGFEMPDRVILPVGNAANIWAVYKACMELKELGWIDKVPKLTGIQAAGAAPVANAFAEGATEFVPVGSPETVATAIRIGNPVSGQKALKAIYDTKGYCATVTDDEIIAAQQLLGRKEGICVEPASAASVAGLKKLREMGIIEKDETVACICTGNGLKDPDTILANVPKPIPCQNSVEDVERILAED
- a CDS encoding homoserine kinase gives rise to the protein MENSDEWIRISAPATTSNIGAGFDIFGLAIHEPADIIEGRKIPSGLVISGIDGPGSEGITRDPEKNSVTIAAKAVLDAMHADFGIEVKIHKGIRPCSGIGSSGASAAGGAYLAYVMTGEKMPKDQLIMCAAQSEKYTSGAVHCDNVAPCILGGFTVIPSYEPFEVLRIEPPKDLGLVVALPDVMVATADARKVLPKEVPVKDLVFHTGHSAAMVYAMMTGDLGLIGRSVKDAVFEPARKHLVPHLAEAEKAATDAGAIVSFMGGSGPAIMAFYDLKKGKQLGDRIADAIKNVYRDAGMKVDVWVTVCGSGCRRI
- the cgi121 gene encoding KEOPS complex subunit Cgi121, whose translation is MEVSVIGLRGASFAGAAEWFRSRGLEAVLLEPSMVCGRDHCVSAAMHAERAFSEGRNRSRTMATETVMYAAAERQIGKALEKMRPKGSDMVAVVLGSRDPDISGLGAEEDDSLFAPSEEKARNLGAELFPGVPPEDCVLEAVASVDLMKQ
- a CDS encoding Zn-ribbon domain-containing OB-fold protein, producing the protein MAMVSAKEWREIPGRYNLIGTKCGKCGRIYFPARAFCPYCRRASAGQMQPFALKRTGEVYSFSIVHEASGFNERQMPYAVAMVKNDDGVFIEAQLVDVDPADIKIGMRVRAVMRKLNEDGAAGIIHYGYKFVPAKE